In the Hordeum vulgare subsp. vulgare chromosome 7H, MorexV3_pseudomolecules_assembly, whole genome shotgun sequence genome, one interval contains:
- the LOC123411001 gene encoding L-type lectin-domain containing receptor kinase IX.1-like has product MAATHHPLPVSMYIICLCYLLSLTSSPPGLATALSFSFNFSSSNSGDLCDMVLRCERDARMGSGVIDLTKNELKANLYSAGRASYGRPVPLWDNTTGEVASFSSNFTFQIRPQNETEEKFPKCDLNGTEGMGDGMAFFLSRYPSRIPPNSYGMNLALFNDRTSSNANGDDRVVAVEFDTYRSHGEQNDNHVGIDVNSINSQNSTEVLKRLGSDDAVVTAEVTYDNRTSVLVARLQVSGDERWYTVSTSVDMKEHLPQQVAVGFSAATGVCIELHQVLSWSFSSTLEEGTVLATNSRRLRWLVPVLVPSASVAFLVLLVVGILVYRRCIWDSNDDDEEEEHEQAEFERGVGPRRYRYRELAAATKGFAEEEKLGRGGFGSVYRGMLGDQDGPVAIKMFSAESSAQGRKEFEAEVKIISRLRHRNLVHLLGWSDSRRGLLLVYQLVPEGSLDRHIHTSCLTWAQRYQIILGLGSALRYLHTEWDQCVLHGDIKPSNILLDSSRNTKLGDFGLARLVDHGAGPRTTQVVMGTAGYIDPEFIRTRRPTTESDIYSFGMVLLEVVSGRRPDMDMDTEQPAAGADKVVIPLLNWVWDLYEKGAFIEAVDARLNGDEQLGDGHDGMWQVHRALVVGLWCTHPDPSARPSVARFMNVLQSKEVTMPTVSRPRPSSYIFHGSHGYNASSSSANICSDVSWASSGR; this is encoded by the exons ATGGCAGCAACTCACCACCCTCTCCCCGTCTCCATGTACATCATTTGTCTCTGCTACCTGCTGTCGTTGACCAGTTCACCTCCGGGTCTGGCCACCGCGCTCTCCTTCAGCTTCAACTTCTCCAGCAGCAACTCCGGCGACCTCTGCGACATGGTGCTCAGGTGCGAACGTGACGCGCGCATGGGCTCCGGTGTCATCGACCTAACGAAGAACGAGCTCAAAGCCAACTTGTACAGCGCCGGCCGGGCATCGTATGGTCGCCCGGTGCCGCTGTGGGACAACACCACCGGTGAGGTGGCCAGCTTCTCCTCCAACTTCACGTTCCAGATCAGGCCCCAAAACGAGACGGAAGAGAAGTTCCCGAAGTGTGACTTGAATGGCACCGAAGGCATGGGGGACGGTATGGCTTTCTTCCTGTCGCGCTACCCGTCGAGGATCCCTCCCAACAGCTACGGCATGAACCTCGCCCTCTTCAACGACAGAACCAGCTCAAACGCCAACGGCGATGACCGCGTAGTCGCGGTGGAGTTCGACACCTACCGCAGCCACGGGGAGCAGAACGACAACCACGTCGGCATAGACGTCAACTCCATCAACTCGCAGAACTCCACAGAAGTGCTCAAGCGCCTGGGCTCCGATGACGCCGTCGTGACAGCCGAGGTCACCTATGACAACCGTACGAGTGTTCTGGTCGCCCGCCTCCAGGTCAGCGGCGACGAGCGGTGGTACACCGTGAGCACATCGGTGGACATGAAGGAGCACTTGCCCCAGCAGGTTGCCGTCGGCTTCTCTGCAGCAACTGGTGTCTGCATCGAGCTGCATCAGGTATTGTCTTGGTCGTTTAGCTCCACTCTAGAAGAGGGCACTGTGCTAGCTACCAATTCGCGGCGGCTACGGTGGCTAGTGCCCGTTCTGGTGCCTTCCGCGTCAGTAGCTTTTCTTGTGTTGCTTGTCGTCGGCATCCTAGTATATCGACGGTGCATATGGGATTCcaatgacgacgatgaagaggaagaacatgagcaagCTGAGTTCGAGAGAGGGGTAGGCCCTAGGCGATACCGCTACCGCGAGCTCGCCGCTGCCACCAAGGGcttcgcggaggaggagaagctcGGGCGAGGCGGCTTCGGCAGTGTCTATCGTGGCATGCTGGGCGACCAAGACGGCCCGGTGGCCATAAAGATGTTTTCTGCGGAATCATCTGCACAAGGGAGGAAAGAGTTTGAGGCAGAAGTGAAGATCATAAGCCGGCTGAGACACCGAAACCTTGTGCACTTGTTAGGATGGTCGGATAGCCGCAGAGGGCTCTTGCTTGTCTACCAACTCGTGCCGGAAGGCAGCCTTGACCGGCATATACACACCAGCTGTCTCACTTGGGCACAGAG ATACCAAATTATCCTTGGCCTGGGATCTGCACTGCGCTATCTTCACACGGAATGGGATCAGTGTGTGCTGCATGGTGACATCAAACCCAGCAATATCCTCCTCGACTCATCGCGCAACACCAAGTTGGGGGATTTCGGACTTGCGAGGCTTGTGGACCATGGAGCCGGGCCGAGGACCACGCAGGTCGTTATGGGCACCGCAGGGTACATAGACCCGGAGTTCATCCGCACACGCCGGCCAACCACTGAATCCGATATCTACAGCTTCGGCATGGTTCTACTGGAGGTTGTGTCTGGCCGGCGGCCGGACATGGACATGGACACCGAGCAACCAGCTGCAGGAGCTGACAAAGTGGTCATCCCGCTGCTCAACTGGGTTTGGGACCTGTATGAGAAGGGTGCCTTCATCGAGGCAGTGGACGCAAGGCTAAACGGAGATGAGCAGCTTGGCGACGGCCACGATGGTATGTGGCAGGTCCACCGCGCGCTGGTCGTAGGGCTCTGGTGCACGCACCCCGACCCGAGCGCGCGGCCGTCCGTCGCGCGGTTCATGAACGTCTTGCAATCGAAGGAAGTCACGATGCCGACCGTGTCACGGCCGAGGCCGTCGTCCTATATTTTCCATGGATCACATGGCTACAATGCGTCGTCGTCTTCGGCCAATATTTGCAGCGATGTCTCTTGGGCCAGCAGTGGCAGATGA